The Microbulbifer pacificus sequence GCTCGGAGCCTGAGCCATGAATAAGTTTTCCATTTCCGCGTTTATTGCCGGGCTGCTGTTCAGTTTCGGGCTGCTGCTTTCTGGGATGGCCAACCCGGAAAAAGTTTTGGGATTTCTCGACATATTTGGGGCCTGGGATCCGTCACTGGCACTGGTAATGGGGGGCGCCATCGCTGTGGGGTTGCCGCTGTTCGCGCTCGCCAAAAAACGCTCCAGCTCAATTCTCGGCGCACCGATACAACTCCCAGGCAAACGCGAAATCGACCGCCGCCTGATCCTCGGCAGCCTGATATTCGGTATAGGTTGGGGGCTCGCTGGATTCTGTCCTGGCCCGGGAATCGTGGCGACGGGTGCACTGAAACCCGGCGCCATTCTGTTCACTCTGTGCATGATTTTCGGCATGTGGGTGTTTCACTGGCGAGAACGCCGCAACACATAATTCTCTAGCACGCCCTGCGACTGTGGTTGCCGCGGCGCTGGCGCTTTGCCGGCGTCAGCGGCTATCCTTTTGAGGCCAACGTATTTGCGGAC is a genomic window containing:
- a CDS encoding DUF6691 family protein, which codes for MNKFSISAFIAGLLFSFGLLLSGMANPEKVLGFLDIFGAWDPSLALVMGGAIAVGLPLFALAKKRSSSILGAPIQLPGKREIDRRLILGSLIFGIGWGLAGFCPGPGIVATGALKPGAILFTLCMIFGMWVFHWRERRNT